In Marinobacter antarcticus, one genomic interval encodes:
- the def gene encoding peptide deformylase — MILEILEYPDPRLRTIAKPVDELTDADRKLIDDMFETMYDAPGIGLAATQVNVHKQILVMDLSEDKSEPRVFVNPQIEVLDGEREAMQEGCLSVPGFYEDVERIEHCIIRAQDRDGKPFEIEARGLLAVCIQHEMDHLNGKLFVDYLSNLKRTRIRKKLEKLHKQSA; from the coding sequence ATGATACTAGAAATTCTCGAATATCCGGACCCCCGTCTGCGCACCATCGCCAAGCCGGTTGATGAACTGACAGACGCCGACCGTAAGCTGATCGACGACATGTTCGAGACCATGTACGATGCGCCGGGCATTGGTCTGGCGGCTACACAGGTGAATGTCCACAAGCAGATCCTCGTTATGGATCTGTCCGAAGACAAGAGCGAGCCAAGGGTGTTCGTCAACCCGCAGATTGAAGTACTGGATGGCGAACGTGAAGCCATGCAGGAAGGCTGCCTCTCGGTACCCGGATTTTATGAAGACGTGGAGCGGATAGAGCACTGCATCATCCGGGCACAGGATCGTGACGGAAAGCCTTTTGAAATCGAAGCGCGGGGCCTTCTGGCGGTCTGCATCCAGCACGAAATGGATCACCTGAACGGCAAGTTGTTTGTCGACTACCTCAGCAACCTCAAGCGCACCCGCATTCGCAAGAAATTGGAAAAGCTTCACAAGCAAAGTGCGTGA
- the fmt gene encoding methionyl-tRNA formyltransferase yields MRLVFAGTPDFAATALRTLLDTHHTIVGVYSQPDRPAGRGRKLQPSPVKQVALDNQIPVFQPESLKTPEAQQELADLRPDIMIVAAYGLILPQTVLEIPAHGCLNIHASLLPRWRGAAPIQRAIAAGDKETGITIMQMDKGLDTGAMLLKSLTAIDASDTGGSLHDRLANMGGNAIVEVLQLLERGELQGEAQNDEQACYAHKLSKEEGHIDWSQDAPAIERLIRAFNPWPGTYTDLEQQRLRIHEAKATGERSQQPAGTVIRREREGIDIGCGNGTLRITRLQLPGSRAQSVNDLINGGKELLLPGQELH; encoded by the coding sequence GTGCGACTCGTTTTTGCCGGCACTCCGGATTTCGCAGCTACCGCCTTGAGGACGCTGCTGGACACCCACCATACCATCGTGGGCGTTTACTCCCAGCCGGATCGGCCAGCAGGCCGTGGCCGCAAGCTCCAACCCAGCCCGGTCAAGCAAGTTGCTCTGGACAACCAGATTCCGGTATTTCAACCAGAAAGCCTGAAAACCCCGGAAGCGCAGCAGGAACTTGCAGATCTCCGGCCCGATATCATGATTGTCGCGGCCTACGGGCTAATTCTGCCCCAGACTGTACTGGAAATTCCCGCCCACGGCTGCCTCAACATTCACGCCTCTCTTTTGCCTCGCTGGCGTGGTGCTGCCCCTATCCAGCGCGCCATTGCCGCAGGCGACAAAGAAACCGGCATTACCATCATGCAGATGGACAAAGGCCTGGATACTGGCGCAATGTTGCTAAAATCCCTGACCGCCATTGATGCAAGCGATACCGGCGGCAGCCTTCACGACCGCCTCGCCAATATGGGCGGTAATGCCATTGTTGAAGTACTGCAGCTGCTGGAAAGAGGTGAACTCCAAGGCGAGGCCCAGAATGACGAGCAGGCCTGTTACGCCCACAAACTCTCCAAGGAAGAAGGCCATATCGACTGGTCTCAGGACGCCCCTGCCATCGAACGCCTGATACGCGCTTTCAATCCCTGGCCCGGTACTTATACGGATCTGGAGCAGCAACGCCTGCGGATCCACGAGGCCAAGGCCACCGGTGAGCGCAGTCAGCAACCGGCCGGCACCGTGATACGACGGGAACGGGAAGGTATTGATATTGGCTGCGGTAACGGCACCCTGCGCATCACCCGGCTGCAGCTGCCAGGATCCCGCGCCCAGAGCGTGAATGACCTGATTAACGGTGGCAAGGAACTACTTTTGCCCGGCCAGGAGCTGCACTGA
- a CDS encoding LysM peptidoglycan-binding domain-containing protein, whose protein sequence is MRKLLYALAATTLLLTSWAHAAPELRSDHPERYTVVKGDTLWDISGRFLSNPWYWPEIWHVNPQVANPHLIYPGDRLALVYIDGKPRITKVTSNNGIVKLSPQVRSEQIDTPIPAIPLDAIGSFLTDTRIVSSELINQAPYVLEGKDGRILTGAGDRVYARGKKPADKVGVFRRSKEFVDPDTGEFLGLEARSIARGDISAEDGDVLTLDLTRSSEEVRIGDRLLVSEDRRLTTSFAPSSPDQPIEGKMISVDGGVTQIGQYDVVAVNRGSREGLEAGNVMAILKSGNLARDPITNETVELPSERAGLLMIFQVYEKMSYGLILQATRALAVGDKVTNP, encoded by the coding sequence ATGAGGAAACTGCTGTACGCTCTGGCAGCCACTACGCTGCTATTAACCTCCTGGGCTCATGCTGCACCCGAACTGCGGTCTGATCATCCTGAGCGTTACACTGTTGTGAAGGGTGATACTCTCTGGGACATTTCCGGACGCTTTCTGAGCAACCCATGGTATTGGCCGGAAATCTGGCACGTTAACCCACAGGTCGCAAACCCCCACCTGATTTACCCGGGTGATCGTCTTGCCTTGGTTTATATCGACGGCAAACCGCGGATCACCAAGGTGACTTCGAACAACGGGATTGTGAAACTGTCACCGCAGGTGCGTTCCGAGCAGATCGATACACCCATTCCTGCGATCCCGTTGGATGCCATCGGCAGCTTTCTGACCGACACCCGGATTGTCAGCTCGGAGTTGATCAATCAGGCACCCTATGTGCTGGAAGGTAAAGACGGTCGCATCCTGACCGGAGCGGGTGACCGTGTCTATGCCCGTGGTAAAAAGCCGGCCGACAAAGTGGGTGTGTTCCGCCGCAGTAAGGAATTTGTCGATCCGGACACCGGAGAATTTCTCGGCCTTGAAGCGCGCAGCATAGCCCGAGGTGATATCTCTGCCGAAGACGGTGATGTGCTGACCTTGGACCTGACACGCTCCAGTGAAGAGGTGCGTATTGGTGACCGTTTGCTGGTCAGTGAAGATCGTCGCCTGACCACCAGCTTTGCACCCAGTTCTCCCGATCAGCCGATCGAAGGCAAGATGATATCGGTAGATGGCGGTGTCACCCAGATTGGCCAGTACGATGTGGTTGCCGTCAACCGAGGCAGTCGCGAAGGGCTGGAAGCCGGCAACGTGATGGCCATTCTCAAAAGCGGCAATCTGGCGCGTGATCCCATCACCAACGAGACTGTTGAGCTGCCCTCCGAGCGAGCCGGCCTGCTGATGATATTCCAGGTTTATGAAAAAATGAGCTACGGCCTGATACTGCAGGCAACTCGTGCGCTGGCGGTAGGCGACAAGGTCACCAACCCCTGA